A window of the Bos indicus x Bos taurus breed Angus x Brahman F1 hybrid chromosome X, Bos_hybrid_MaternalHap_v2.0, whole genome shotgun sequence genome harbors these coding sequences:
- the PLCXD1 gene encoding PI-PLC X domain-containing protein 1 isoform X2 produces MGGQVSSPGSFSGLPYASKANADWMSALNSQLWDVPLHQLSIPGSHDTMTYCLNKKSPISSKEPRLLHLLCKVLPCVTLPMVLKWSTTQVLSVTEQLDAGVRYLDLRIAHVEDGSERNLHFVHMVYTTALVEDTLTEISEWLQSHPREVVILACRNFEGMTEDLHEYLVGCIKNIFGDMLCPRGEVPTLRQLWSRGQQVILSYEDEASVSRHTELWPGIPYWWGNKVKPQDLVNYLELMKSHGRPGGLFVAGINLTENLEFILVHPAWSLEKLTLSGLPYLCAWVRAQCPGSAAGCTNIIAGDFIGASGFVSDVIGLNQKLLRG; encoded by the exons ATGGGCGGGCAGGTGAGCTCGCCCGGCTCCTTCAGCGGCCTGCCCTACGCCTCCAAGGCGAACGCGGACTGGATGTCGGCGCTGAACTCTCAGCTCTGGGACGTGCCGCTGCACCAGCTCTCCATCCCAG GGAGCCATGACACGATGACCTACTGCCTGAATAAGAAGTCACCCATCTCCAGCAAGGAGCCGAGGCTGCTGCACCTTCTGTGCAAAGTGCTGCCGTGTGTCACCCTGCCCATGGTGCTCAAGTGGTCCACCACCCAG GTGCTGAGCGTCACGGAGCAGCTGGATGCTGGCGTGAGGTACCTGGACCTGCGGATCGCACACGTGGAGGACGGCTCGGAGAGGAACCTGCACTTCGTCCACATGGTGTACACGACGGCTCTCGTGGAG GACACGCTCACGGAGATCTCCGAGTGGCTGCAGAGCCACCCCCGGGAGGTGGTTATCCTGGCGTGCAGGAACTTCGAGGGCATGACGGAGGACCTGCACGAgtacctggtgggctgcatcaaGAACATCTTTGGGGACATGCTGTGTCCCCGCGGG GAGGTGCCAACTCTGCGCCAGCTGTGGTCACGGGGCCAGCAGGTCATCCTGTCGTACGAGGACGAGGCATCCGTGAGCCGTCACACGGAACTGTGGCCCGGGATCCCCTACTGGTGGGGGAACAAGGTGAAGCCCCAGGACCTCGTAAACTACCTGGAGCTCATGAAGAGCCACGGCCGGCCGG GCGGGCTGTTCGTGGCCGGCATCAACCTCACGGAGAACCTGGAGTTCATCCTCGTTCACCCGGCCTGGTCCCTGGAGAAGCTGACCCTGAGTGGGCTCCCCTACCTGTGCGCCTGGGTGCGGGCCCAGTGCCCGGGGTCGGCCGCCGGCTGCACCAACATCATTGCGGGCGACTTCATCGGGGCCAGCGGGTTTGTTAGCGACGTCATTGGGCTTAACCAGAAGCTGCTTCGGGGCTGA
- the PLCXD1 gene encoding PI-PLC X domain-containing protein 1 isoform X1 → MGGQVSSPGSFSGLPYASKANADWMSALNSQLWDVPLHQLSIPGSHDTMTYCLNKKSPISSKEPRLLHLLCKVLPCVTLPMVLKWSTTQVLSVTEQLDAGVRYLDLRIAHVEDGSERNLHFVHMVYTTALVEDTLTEISEWLQSHPREVVILACRNFEGMTEDLHEYLVGCIKNIFGDMLCPRGEVPTLRQLWSRGQQVILSYEDEASVSRHTELWPGIPYWWGNKVKPQDLVNYLELMKSHGRPGECHLAPRHLATRVSKGTGLVLGSSGEMERDVLGVLLCPPQGVRTWTSMRTLLCPPHGVRMWTGRGHPCKHYCVHHTGSGWGHLWGHCPACLPSVTAEIHESTPL, encoded by the exons ATGGGCGGGCAGGTGAGCTCGCCCGGCTCCTTCAGCGGCCTGCCCTACGCCTCCAAGGCGAACGCGGACTGGATGTCGGCGCTGAACTCTCAGCTCTGGGACGTGCCGCTGCACCAGCTCTCCATCCCAG GGAGCCATGACACGATGACCTACTGCCTGAATAAGAAGTCACCCATCTCCAGCAAGGAGCCGAGGCTGCTGCACCTTCTGTGCAAAGTGCTGCCGTGTGTCACCCTGCCCATGGTGCTCAAGTGGTCCACCACCCAG GTGCTGAGCGTCACGGAGCAGCTGGATGCTGGCGTGAGGTACCTGGACCTGCGGATCGCACACGTGGAGGACGGCTCGGAGAGGAACCTGCACTTCGTCCACATGGTGTACACGACGGCTCTCGTGGAG GACACGCTCACGGAGATCTCCGAGTGGCTGCAGAGCCACCCCCGGGAGGTGGTTATCCTGGCGTGCAGGAACTTCGAGGGCATGACGGAGGACCTGCACGAgtacctggtgggctgcatcaaGAACATCTTTGGGGACATGCTGTGTCCCCGCGGG GAGGTGCCAACTCTGCGCCAGCTGTGGTCACGGGGCCAGCAGGTCATCCTGTCGTACGAGGACGAGGCATCCGTGAGCCGTCACACGGAACTGTGGCCCGGGATCCCCTACTGGTGGGGGAACAAGGTGAAGCCCCAGGACCTCGTAAACTACCTGGAGCTCATGAAGAGCCACGGCCGGCCGGGTGAGTGCCACCTCGCACCGAGACACCTAGCCACACGCGTGTCCAAGGGCACGGGGCTGGTTTTGGGTTCAAGTGGAGAAATGGAACGGGACGTGTTAGGGGTATTACTCTGTCCACCACAGGGGGTCAGGACGTGGACATCCATGCGGACATTATTGTGCCCACCACACGGGGTCAGGATGTGGACAGGACGTGGACATCCATGCAAACATTACTGTGTCCACCACACGGGGTCGGGATGGGGCCATCTTTGGGGTCACTGTCCAGCCTGCCTGCCCTCTGTAACAGCAGAAATTCATGAGTCAACACCCCTGTGA
- the GTPBP6 gene encoding putative GTP-binding protein 6 has translation MWALRALRAAGRGGAWLSRAVRGCRPPRAALLPPPPHPERALAAVRGGLGCSEGREGGGGGSRADGQRSRADGEEEPKDAEEEEDEEELLRRDPLLPAGTQRVCLVHPEVKWGPGKTQGTRAEWQVAEARALVCTLDGWLVVDTMVVRTTTPDKKLIFGRGTLEQLTERIRGSPEITSVFLNVERLATPTKKDLEAAWRVPVFDRFTVVLHIFRCNARTKEARLQVALAELPLLRSHVKSNVAHLGGRGRSSRYTMGSGESFLQLQQRLLRDREAKIQKALERLRCKRRLLGQQRRRKEFPVVSVVGYTNCGKTTLIKALTGDAAIQPRNQLFATLDITAHAGRLPSALTVLYMDTIGFLSQLPHSLVESFSATLQDVAHSDLIVHVRDVSHPETELQKASVLSALWGLGLPDALLESMVEVHNKVDLVPGYTPVEPDVLAVSALLGLGLDELMARVEDAVLRATGRRTLTLRVRLAGPQLSWLHQEATVQAVDVIPEAGAADVKVIISDSAYGRFRKLFPG, from the exons ATGTGGGCCTTGCGGGCCTTGCGGGCCGCGGGCCGCGGGGGAGCCTGGCTGTCTCGCGCGGTTCGCGGCTGCCGGCCCCCGAGGGCCGcactgctgccgccgccgccccaCCCCGAGCGCGCCCTCGCCGCTGTCCGCGGGGGCCTGGGGTGCTCAGAGGGGCGGGAGGGTGGAGGGGGCGGCTCACGTGCGGATGGCCAGAGAAGCCGGGCTGACGGGGAGGAGGAGCCCAAAGAtgcggaggaggaggaagacgagGAGGAGCTTCTGAGGAGGGACCCGCTGCTGCCCGCGGGGACACAGCGCGTGTGCCTGGTTCACCCTGAGGTCAAGTGGGGGCCCGGGAAGACGCAGGGGACCCGAG CCGAATGGCAGGTGGCGGAGGCCCGAGCGCTGGTGTGCACGCTGGACGGCTGGTTGGTGGTGGACACGATGGTGGTACGCACCACGACGCCAGACAAGAAGCTCATCTTCGGCAGAGGGACCTTGGAGCAGCTGACAG AGAGGATCAGAGGGTCCCCGGAAATCACCTCTGTCTTCCTGAACGTGGAGAGGCTGGCCACGCCCACCAAG AAAGACCTGGAAGCTGCCTGGCGCGTGCCGGTGTTTGACCGGTTCACCGTGGTTCTTCACATATTCCGCTGCAACGCCCGCACCAAGGAGGCGCGACTGCAGGTGGCGCTGGCCGAGCTCCCTCTGCTCAG GTCCCACGTGAAAAGCAATGTTGCCCACCTGGGCGGACGCGGACGGAGCTCTCGCTACACCATGGGGTCAG GGGAGTCCTTCCTGCAGTTGCAGCAGCGTCTcctgagagacagggaagccaagATCCAGAAGGCCCTGGAGAGACTCCGCTGCAAGAGGCGCCTTCTGGGGCAGCAGCGTAGGCGGAAGGAGTTCCCCGTGGTCTCTGTAGTGGGATACACAAACTGTG GGAAAACCACGCTGATCAAGGCCCTGACCGGGGACGCCGCCATACAGCCCCGGAACCAGCTGTTCGCGACTCTCGACATCACGGCCCACGCGGGGCGGCTGCCCTCCGCGCTGACGGTCCTCTACATGGACACCATCGGCTTTCTCTCCCAGCTGCCCCACAGCCTGGTCGAGTCCTTCTCGGCCACCCTGCAGGACGTGGCCCATTCG GATCTGATCGTCCATGTCAGAGATGTGAGCCACCCCGAGACGGAGCTGCAGAAGGCCAGTGTCCTGTCAGCCCTGTGGGGCCTGGGCCTGCCAGACGCCCTCCTGGAGAGCATGGTGGAAGTCCACAACAAGGTGGACCTGGTGCCCGG GTACACACCCGTGGAGCCCGACGTCCTGGCCGTGTCTGCCCTTCTGGGGCTCGGGCTGGATGAGCTGATGGCCAGGGTGGAGGACGCCGTCCTGCGAGCCACGGGGAGACGGACCCTCACCCTCCGCGTGCGGCTGGCGGGACCGCAGCTGAG CTGGCTTCACCAGGAGGCTACGGTGCAGGCGGTGGACGTGATCCCCGAGGCCGGGGCTGCCGATGTGAAAGTCATCATCAGTGACTCTGCTTACGGAAGGTTCCGGAAGCTGTTTCCGGGGTGA